ATCCATTCGCCCTCCAAGGCCCTCTTTTCAAATGACCCCAGCAAGGCTCCTTCTTGCAACCACGAGAGCAACGACCAGCGCCGCCCCCCTCGACCTTGGCGCAAAAGCCCTTCTGGTCCCTCCTGGTTATATTGGCTCACCCACAGCCAAACGGCCTGCTTCGAGATCCCAAGCATCCTGGCCACCTCATGCGCAGGAAAGGGACCGATTTTCGTCAGCCAGATGGCCAGGCGCTTCTGGTATGCTTGCCGATCTGCTGCTTCCCGAATCCATGCCAATAACTCTTCTTCT
The sequence above is a segment of the Deltaproteobacteria bacterium genome. Coding sequences within it:
- a CDS encoding winged helix-turn-helix domain-containing protein yields the protein MRGPAQIEPWLSEEELLAWIREAADRQAYQKRLAIWLTKIGPFPAHEVARMLGISKQAVWLWVSQYNQEGPEGLLRQGRGGRRWSLLSWLQEGALLGSFEKRALEGEWITVKQMLPEICQVAGAEVSLAYVYRLLRRHQWRKLGPRPRHVKADPQAQEEFKKNFRPSSKKR